The nucleotide sequence CAGTACCACAAAATACAGACGCACATCCTTGTCAAGGAAGGGTGCAATGACTACAGGACAGAACATCTGGATCTTGACATGTGGTCACAATTCCCAATAGAGAAGCAGGCATACAAGACATATACTAGAGATCTTTACTGCAAGTTCCGTGATGAGTTTTCGATGATTGGATGCTACAATGCATTCCAAATTGGTGTGGAAACGTTTGAGCTGAGACCAAGTACAGAATGGGTTGTGAAGTATGGTTCCAGGAACTACTTGGTGTTGGCAAAAATACCCGAGGGACAATTTTCGTGTGAGTGTACCAAAATGGAGAGGGATGGCATCCTTTGTTGCCACATACTGAAAGTGTTCACACATATTGGGCTTGATGTCATCTCGGAGCAGTACATGTTGACGCGTTGGACGCCAATTGCTGTCCCAAGTGTGCCAAGTGCCACTAGCGAGCAACCTGATGTAATGCCTCCTGCCTCTCTAAAGGAAATTAGGCATTCTAACATGACCTCAGACTTCCAAAAACTAGCAAAGTTTGCTTGTGGCTCTGATGCAGCAAAAGGCATTGTTGATAAACACATGCGTGCAGCACGGACAGAGATTGTGCAGCTGaacaagtctagaaggaaaaaagGGCTGCAAGAGAGGCAGGTCCGTCCGCTGGTGATAACAACAAGGATCCTCCCGTGCCGCCTACATCTACAGGGCCTACTCCAACAACTACCCCTACTGGACGTGCTCCACTGCCTACTCCCATGGGCTGTGGTGGCCCACCTCCTCCCATGGAACGTGCTGGTCGTGGTCCACCATGTCCTCCCATGGGTCGTGCTACTCATGCTCTAGTGCCTCCTCCCATGGCTCATGCTGAACAGCCTCCTCCGATGGGTCATGGTGGGCCATGTGTGAGTAATGCTTCGGCACCTCTTCCTATGGGTAACACAACACAAGGCCATACTAACTGCACTAAGCGGATGTCGCCTACGAGCAACGACGATGAGGTTGCAACTCCTAGGGATCCGCCAAAGCCAACTACAAAAGGGAGGGCAAGGAGTAGACGCTACCATTCAGCTCTTGAACTGCACCCTAAAAGGAAAAACAGGTGCAGCTACTGCAACTCAGATAACCACAATGCTACTAGCTGCCCTGCAAAGTTGGCGTGACAACTTGGTGACATATAAGCAATATATAAAATGGGGGGAGCATCAAAAAAAAGTTCTGGCTTTGCACTGTTAGGACATGGATGGAGCTATGAAGATCCAGCAACAAAAAACTGCTTTGGAAAACTTCTTCTTTATGTTGTTTAAACTTAGCATCTGGCCCATTTGTATTTCATGTTTAAAAAGTCATGTATACTATCACTTTGCTATGTGTGAGGCTACCTATTTACCTATTTATGCCTCTGTTGGCAAATTTACACATTTACGCATGCAACTTAGTAAAAAGAAAAAATGTTACTATGTGTGTTGTCCTTTAGTGATTGATTGTTTGATGGTTTACCAGAACCAAAAAGGGTTGTGCAAGTTAATTAGTAACAATGTGCAAGTATCTTCCCTGTATGTGCAACTGTAACATCTCCAAGTACTTTGCCatgtaaaaaagaaaaaaggaaaaggaataaAATTGTATCATTCTTAGGGTTAAAAAATAGCACAAAAAAACAAAGGGTTCAAGAAACAGAAATGTGCAGCCTGGGGCAAAAAAAACCCAGGTGAAATTGTGCAACTGAACTTGTATTAGGTGTGCAACTAAATGGGTACAATTGTGCAACTATCATGCAGACCAATGGTAGCGGATAAAAGAAGGAGCAAAAACAAAACTTACTCATTGTACCGTAGAACGTCCTTCCATGGGGCTTTGTTGAGAGTAAAGTCAACCATCTTGTAGGTCATTATCCTCCTCATGTTTAGGCACTCTTTTGGTTCGTAGTTTGGCAATTGTCTCCCGTTCCAAATGCTAGTATTGAACAACATGAACACACCACATGTCCACATTCATTGTTGTgccagaaatagaaaaaaaaagacaGTTGTTATTCGACGTGAGTTGGGGCCATAATTGTAAAAAGAAAACTAACAGCCTTGCTTTTGCATGACCGTGTTCTTGACCATGCAACTTTGTCCCCCTAAAAATGTGCAACTACCCATTGATCTGTGTGCACCTATATGAATACTTTGTGCAACTAGATGGTTTGGTTGGTGCCAAAAAATGTGCAACTACCCATTGATCTGTGTGCAACTGTATGAATACTTTGTGCAAGTAGATGGTTTGGTTGGTGCCAAAAAATGTGCAACTACCCATTAATCTGTGTGCAAATGTATGAATAATTTGTGCAACCAGATGGTTTGGAAGCAGGACTACCCAACTATAAAAAAACGAAAGAGGAAAATGGCGTGCATGCATGACTTAGTTCCCGAATTGCTTGGCTACATCAATGTCAATGACTTGAAAGTGACTGATGTTATGCTTTGGGTAGTGTTGCTTCCATAAAAACCTCACCGCCCCCGCTATAGTTGAAGCACAGTGCATTAAGTCAGGGTTATCGAGCTTCCTCCAAGAATCTAGCACCTCGAAACATTGATCCCTCAAGTTGATGTTAAACACCCAGTAGTGTCTGCCTCCTTCTCGATCATTGGGATCAGTGAACTCGAGCACAGGAAGCATCACCTGCACATATTGACAGCACAGGAAAAAAGAAGCTAAAAAGTTGTCAAGAACTGACCAGTGAAAAACCAAGA is from Triticum aestivum cultivar Chinese Spring chromosome 1B, IWGSC CS RefSeq v2.1, whole genome shotgun sequence and encodes:
- the LOC123093180 gene encoding protein FAR1-RELATED SEQUENCE 5-like codes for the protein MTNMYNMPFALSIGINRHGQSFMLGYTFVRQEMETSFDWVFGAFLEAMNGRASDNIITDQDVAMKESIKNIFPTSVHRCCRWHIMKKSQEKVGWLLGQNPRLSEDFNLCFGFSFTPDEFEQNWVALMMKYEAITHTHFEKLYEYRNTWVPCYFKHRFFPFLQSTQRSEGFNAVLKRYVNPHKSILNFVKQYHKIQTHILVKEGCNDYRTEHLDLDMWSQFPIEKQAYKTYTRDLYCKFRDEFSMIGCYNAFQIGVETFELRPSTEWVVKYGSRNYLVLAKIPEGQFSCECTKMERDGILCCHILKVFTHIGLDVISEQYMLTRWTPIAVPSVPSATSEQPDVMPPASLKEIRHSNMTSDFQKLAKFACGSDAAKGIVDKHMRAARTEIVQLNKSRRKKGLQERQVRPLVITTRILPCRLHLQGLLQQLPLLDVLHCLLPWAVVAHLLPWNVLVVVHHVLPWVVLLML